From a region of the uncultured Desulfatiglans sp. genome:
- a CDS encoding hypothetical protein (Evidence 5 : Unknown function) gives MVHDQSFAASTCVAGNDGLVRVHPEMVFFANLGVNLHVCLCGDHQVASAQMIDSLDIGQTGTCRETVGLSTRSV, from the coding sequence TTGGTCCATGACCAGAGTTTTGCGGCATCTACTTGCGTTGCCGGCAACGATGGCCTGGTTCGTGTCCATCCGGAAATGGTCTTTTTCGCCAATCTCGGCGTCAATCTGCACGTTTGCTTGTGCGGCGACCACCAGGTCGCCTCCGCGCAAATGATTGATTCCCTTGATATTGGCCAAACCGGGACCTGCCGCGAAACGGTGGGACTGAGCACGCGCAGCGTGTAA
- a CDS encoding hypothetical protein (Evidence 5 : Unknown function), which yields MIFFANLYVDLHVCLCGDPQVATAQTLDFLDIDKKPSFPDWKLGSTGKSFPDGNELRIRAPGFVFRAGSGLLRGG from the coding sequence ATGATCTTTTTTGCCAATCTCTACGTCGATCTGCACGTTTGCTTGTGCGGCGACCCGCAGGTCGCCACCGCGCAAACGCTTGATTTCCTTGATATTGACAAAAAACCCTCATTTCCGGATTGGAAACTGGGTTCTACCGGGAAATCATTTCCAGATGGAAACGAACTAAGGATTCGTGCCCCCGGTTTTGTCTTCCGCGCCGGCAGCGGCCTCCTCCGTGGCGGATGA